A portion of the Apis mellifera strain DH4 linkage group LG6, Amel_HAv3.1, whole genome shotgun sequence genome contains these proteins:
- the LOC725630 gene encoding programmed cell death protein 7 isoform X1, producing the protein MFNDQNLEDPTQNYMDPNYNMSHLMNQYIYNTNYNVNIYQNYIYPVGTFENENATSIINLGIRQADEKNIENFLLEINQSNNINDQRNICRKSKIAIIKNAITSAYKLNEKLKIICAEFKNSQHLMEDEWQQKINICNAAKEEIVQLLEPIRSQNFLNQLKKDLEKRKKKRLREKIKKEKWKNEKITKMERRARMHAQIDLWIRKEQAVIDKEKQEENLRKDADMVLFDVRGKKIDARKYLGLLQELRNLRNVKANIARARGEHLSSAADEAFNNIIVKLTEQWSMLDREYSTEEQGLKLMLKNDNEKRIEKQKKNLFDEWEKVLFGRKITFDQYNSDLTNFVSIRTAWDKYISSDNDAFAIPIGWIMPDKPSSAAWQKCLKKIT; encoded by the exons atgttTAATGATCAAAATTTAGAGGATCCTACACAAAATTATATGGatccaaattataatatgtctCATCTaatgaatcaatatatttataatacaaattataatgtgaatatatatcaaaattatatttatccagTTGGtacatttgaaaatgaaaatgctacatcaataattaatttaggaATTCGACAAgcagatgaaaaaaatattgaaaattttctcttagaaattaatcaatccaataatataaatgaccAGAGAAATATATGcagaaaatctaaaattgcaataattaaaaatgctaTAACATctgcatataaattaaatgaaaaattaaagataatttgtgCAGAATTTAAGAATAGCCAACATTTGATGGAAGATGAGTGGcaacagaaaataaatatttgtaatgcagcaaaggaagaaattgttcaattattaGAACCTATTAGaagtcaaaattttttaaatcaattaaaaaaagatttagagaaacgaaaaaaaaagagattaagagaaaaaattaaaaaagagaaatggaaaaatgaaaaaataacaaaaatggaaagaagagCAAGAATGCATGCACAGATTGATTTGTGGATTAGGAAAGAACAAGCCGtaatagataaagaaaagcaagaagaaaatttacgtAAAGATGCTGATATGGTTTTATTTGATGttagagggaaaaaaatcgatgctAGGAAATATCTTGGATTGTTACAAGAATTACGAAATTTGCGTAATGTTAAAGCTAATATTGCCAGAGCAAGAGGGGAACATTTATCTTCAGCAGCTGATGaagcatttaataatattattg TAAAATTAACAGAACAATGGTCAATGCTTGATCGTGAATATTCTACAGAAGAACAAGGtctaaaattaatgttaaagaatgataatgaaaagagaattgaaaaacaaaaaaaaaatctttttgatgAATGGGAAAAAGTATtgtttggaagaaaaataacatttgatCAATATAATTCAGACTTAACTAATTTTGTTTCCATAAG aacTGCTtgggataaatatataagttcaGATAATGATGCATTTGCAATACCAATTGGATGGATAATGCCTGATAAACCATCCTCAGCTGCCTGGCAAAAATGTCTCAAAAAAATTACGtga